One segment of Meriones unguiculatus strain TT.TT164.6M chromosome X, Bangor_MerUng_6.1, whole genome shotgun sequence DNA contains the following:
- the Zrsr2 gene encoding U2 small nuclear ribonucleoprotein auxiliary factor 35 kDa subunit-related protein 2 isoform X1, with product MAELGSTAFPEKLSHKKYRALLKKEKRKKRRQELARLRDAELPQKEEEEDSVTEEKQLEEERQREEERQRLHEEWLLREEKAQEEFRAKKKKEEAARKRKEEQERRLKAEWEEQQRREQEEEEQKQQEKREREEAVQKMLDQAENELETVGTWQNPEPPTDIRVLEKDRANCPFYSKTGACRFGDRCSRKHNFPTSSPTLLIKSMFTTFGMEQCRRDDYDPDSSLEYSEEETYQQFLDFYHDVLPEFKNVGKVIQFKVSCNLEPHLRGNVYVQYQSEEDCQAAFSLFNGRWYAGRQLQCEFCPVTRWKMAICGLFEVQQCPRGKHCNFLHVFRNPNNEFREANRDIYLSPDWTSSSFGKNLERRERTSHYDDYYGRSRRRRSLTPDYKRNGDSDRKSSSNHRGRKSHRHMRKSRERRSSPSRGRRRDHSPGPWSQSRRSRRSRSRSRSRSRSPSQSRSSSRSRSRGRRKSGSTDKTTQSPKSK from the exons ATGGCGGAGCTGGGATCTACTGCGTTTCCAGAGAAACTGAG CCATAAGAAGTACAGGGCTCTCCTGAAGAAAGAGAAACGGAAGAAACGGCGGCAGGAGCTCGCTCGATTGAGAGATGCAG AATTGccacagaaagaggaggaggaagattcTGTTACTGAAGAAAAACAATTagaggaagaaaggcagagggaggaagagag GCAAAGATTACATGAAGAATGGCTACTGAGagaagagaaggcacaagaagaaTTCAgggcaaagaagaaaaaagaagaggcagCTCGAAAGCGGAAGGAAGAACAAGAG agAAGATTAAAGGCAGAATGGGAAGAACAGCAGAGAAGAGAgcaagaggaagaggagcagaaacaacaggagaagagagaaagagag GAAGCCGTGCAGAAGATGCTGGATCAGGCTGAAAATGAG TTGGAAACTGTTGGCACCTGGCAGAACCCAGAACCGCCCACGGATATAAGAGTACTGGAGAAAGATCGAGCCAATTGTCCATTCTACAGTAAAACAGGAGCTTGCAGATTTGGAGATAG GTGTTCACGTAAACACAACTTCCCCAcatccagtcccaccctcctgaTTAAGAGCATGTTTACAACATTTGGAATGGAGCAGTGCAGGAGGGATGACTATGACCCTGACTCAAGTCTGGAGTACAGTGAAGAGGAGACCTACCAGCAGTTCCTAGACTTCTATCATGATGTCCTGCCCGAGTTCAAGAACGTGGGGAAAGTGATTCAGTTTAAG GTCAGCTGTAACTTGGAACCTCATCTGAGGGGCAATGTTTATGTTCAGTACCAGTC GGAAGAAGACTGTCAAgcagctttttctctttttaatggaCGATGGTATGCAGGACGACAGCTTCAATGTGAATTCTGCCCAGTGACCCGGTGGAAAATGGCAATTTGTG GCTTATTTGAAGTACAGCAGTGTCCAAGAGGAAAACACTGCAACTTTCTTCACGTGTTCAGAAACCCCAACAATGAATTTAGGGAAGCTAATAGAGACATTTACCTGTCTCCAGATTGGACCAGCTCCTCCTTTGGTAAGAAtttagagaggagagaaaggaccAGCCACTATGATGACTATTATGGCAGgtcaagaagaagaaggagtctGACTCCAGACTACAAGAGAAATGGTGACTCTGACCGTAAGAGCAGTAGTAATCACAGGGGGAGGAAGTCTCACAGACACATGAGGAAGAGTCGTGAGAGGCGCAGTTCACCcagtagaggaagaagaagggatcATAGCCCAGgtccctggagccagagccggagGAGCCGCCGTagccgcagccgcagccgcagccgcagccgAAGCCCTAGTCAGAGCCGGAGCTCATCAAGGTCCAGGAGTCGTGGCAGAAGGAAGTCAGGTAGTACAGACAAAACCACCCAAAGCCCCAAATCCAAATAA
- the Zrsr2 gene encoding U2 small nuclear ribonucleoprotein auxiliary factor 35 kDa subunit-related protein 2 isoform X2 yields the protein MATERREGTRRIQGKEEKRRGSSKAEGRTREKIKGRMGRTAEKRARGRGAETTGEERKRGVKEPNFVCVENKLVEDLWLSCWTSCILLKEAVQKMLDQAENELETVGTWQNPEPPTDIRVLEKDRANCPFYSKTGACRFGDRCSRKHNFPTSSPTLLIKSMFTTFGMEQCRRDDYDPDSSLEYSEEETYQQFLDFYHDVLPEFKNVGKVIQFKVSCNLEPHLRGNVYVQYQSEEDCQAAFSLFNGRWYAGRQLQCEFCPVTRWKMAICGLFEVQQCPRGKHCNFLHVFRNPNNEFREANRDIYLSPDWTSSSFGKNLERRERTSHYDDYYGRSRRRRSLTPDYKRNGDSDRKSSSNHRGRKSHRHMRKSRERRSSPSRGRRRDHSPGPWSQSRRSRRSRSRSRSRSRSPSQSRSSSRSRSRGRRKSGSTDKTTQSPKSK from the exons ATGGCTACTGAGagaagagaaggcacaagaagaaTTCAgggcaaagaagaaaaaagaagaggcagCTCGAAAGCGGAAGGAAGAACAAGAG agAAGATTAAAGGCAGAATGGGAAGAACAGCAGAGAAGAGAgcaagaggaagaggagcagaaacaacaggagaagagagaaagagag GTGTTAAGGAACCTAACTTTGTATGTGTTGAAAACAAATTAGTTGAAGACCTATGGCTATCTTGTTGGACTTCCTGTATCTTACTGAAG GAAGCCGTGCAGAAGATGCTGGATCAGGCTGAAAATGAG TTGGAAACTGTTGGCACCTGGCAGAACCCAGAACCGCCCACGGATATAAGAGTACTGGAGAAAGATCGAGCCAATTGTCCATTCTACAGTAAAACAGGAGCTTGCAGATTTGGAGATAG GTGTTCACGTAAACACAACTTCCCCAcatccagtcccaccctcctgaTTAAGAGCATGTTTACAACATTTGGAATGGAGCAGTGCAGGAGGGATGACTATGACCCTGACTCAAGTCTGGAGTACAGTGAAGAGGAGACCTACCAGCAGTTCCTAGACTTCTATCATGATGTCCTGCCCGAGTTCAAGAACGTGGGGAAAGTGATTCAGTTTAAG GTCAGCTGTAACTTGGAACCTCATCTGAGGGGCAATGTTTATGTTCAGTACCAGTC GGAAGAAGACTGTCAAgcagctttttctctttttaatggaCGATGGTATGCAGGACGACAGCTTCAATGTGAATTCTGCCCAGTGACCCGGTGGAAAATGGCAATTTGTG GCTTATTTGAAGTACAGCAGTGTCCAAGAGGAAAACACTGCAACTTTCTTCACGTGTTCAGAAACCCCAACAATGAATTTAGGGAAGCTAATAGAGACATTTACCTGTCTCCAGATTGGACCAGCTCCTCCTTTGGTAAGAAtttagagaggagagaaaggaccAGCCACTATGATGACTATTATGGCAGgtcaagaagaagaaggagtctGACTCCAGACTACAAGAGAAATGGTGACTCTGACCGTAAGAGCAGTAGTAATCACAGGGGGAGGAAGTCTCACAGACACATGAGGAAGAGTCGTGAGAGGCGCAGTTCACCcagtagaggaagaagaagggatcATAGCCCAGgtccctggagccagagccggagGAGCCGCCGTagccgcagccgcagccgcagccgcagccgAAGCCCTAGTCAGAGCCGGAGCTCATCAAGGTCCAGGAGTCGTGGCAGAAGGAAGTCAGGTAGTACAGACAAAACCACCCAAAGCCCCAAATCCAAATAA